CAGCCTTCAGGTGACCTGGACACGGCCGCGCAACCGCCAGGTCAGCAACAAGAACCAGACGCCGCGGGATGTGGACTTTGAGGCTCGTCGGAAGAAGAGGCGCTCACGCTCCTTTGAGGTCACCGGGCAAGCGGTgagtattttagaaaaatgtaCTAAATCAGCGTATCACGtttctttttattcctctttGAAAGATGTCTTATTATTGACACAGGATACAAAGAAGAACTGCTTAATGTCTATTTTCAGTTCTGCTCTTTTGTCATCAAATCAAACTTTCATTATGCCGTTTGTCATGAACGTCACCGTGCAGTCTGACATCAGAGCCCAGAGATCGATCAgggctgtgtgtttgcagcatgtTGTGATGCAACACTTGTCATAGTATATCATATAACAATGTGTAGTGAGTTCAACAATGGATCCTTGGTTCCCAGGACTGGTAGCAGCACCTGTTTGAGTTATTTTATCCTTGTCTCACTTCCAGCTGCCTCAAACCAAGACGACCACAGCTCAGAGGTTTCGCCCTCTGGACAGCACATCAGACCCCCATCTCCACAACAACACCCTTCCCCAGGCCCCCATGCTCCGCCCCCAGTACAGAGGGGTCCCTCCCCTCGCCAAAGTCAGGGCTCCCCACTTCAGCCAGCATTCAGGTAAACACAGCTGTCACTGCCTGTTTGGATAAGTCACCTTCCTCTTTAAAAGATTGCTTTATtgaactttgtttgtttttttcccccctgtccCGTGCTTTCAGGCTCAAACGCAGAGTCCTCCACAGCCTACATGAATAATCTGAAGCGAGGGCCTCAGCTGCGTCAACCACAGCCCCTCCTCTACATCACCACGTCAGGCGCCGGGGGCCAGCGCACACGCAGACACTGAGCCACTACACACCTTTATCTCCCAACACCAGCACTTAACATCCACGCCAGCCAAACTTGCACGGGAAAGTCGTCATCATTAAAATGGAACAGTGAACCCCCTCAGTGGCTGACATCAGGCAAGACTGTGAGGCAGAATGGTAGAGAGGGAAACAGACTGAGACCTCCAcacaggtctctctctctctctctgcttttgttGTGCACACTGAGCAAGAGGCAAGATTGTTAGATGTACAGTGTTTGGGTCCTGTCAAGTGTTTCCACTTTAGCTTGCTGTCGTTCAGAGCTATGTTATCGTTAAGTCAGGATGGTgtcaagccccccccccatgaaTGCAACATGGTACTAATGTTTGTGCTTTACCGTGAATTTGgtcattttcagtgtttgttactgagggagaaactgaaaaaagaagctCATATGGGATGTTTATGGGGAATTGTCTGATAGAGCTTTCCCCTTGAATGTCACTGAGGATATTACACTAATGGCTGTGTAAAAACTGTGTATGAAAAAAAGGCCTAttgtcaaatttattttttgttttttcagttaaaCCCCACACAAATAATTCAGCATAAATCCGCCATTGTCTTGACTGTCAAGCAATCATGGATTCAAACTGAATGCTTTCTTCTCCCACACCCCGGTCTCTGCCTTTTCCTACCAACACGTGACTGTTAATGGTCATGTCTTTTTGCGTTGATGTAGAGTACCACAGATTGCTTTTTCAGACTAGCTTGCTGTATTTTTAAGGATTTATTTAACTGttgccttttattttattttgtttttattggctTTGTTTTCATAATTGATACTTTCTATgctttattttgtactttttttttatttgttctcaaATAAATTCAAAGGAGATAAGCTGAAAGTGTCTCTCCTTTCCTGTGCATACACACAATCAtcactgttaaataaataacctCAGTCAGGGCCCAGCAggcggtaaaaaaaaaaagcttttcaggGCTTAAATAAAAGGAATCGATTTTGCACAGTTTGGCATCTGTGCACACACATCAATGAACGCTTAAACTACTAACGTTAACATAGTTTGAGACCCATTCTGAAAACTAAAACTAATCCAATCATGCAACTTCCCATGATGCATCTCTGTGGTCGAATCTCTGATATTTACTCAGTGATGTCCAGGGATCACGTTTCAGTAATAAAATGATTCACTTTTAAGCACTACAGCTACAATACGCCCTCTGGTGGACTTTCTCCCTAATGACAACATATCagctaaaaaagaaatataagagggattcattattttaatagGCATGGCAAGTTTATCTTTATAGCACACTTCAGAAACAAGGCAATTGTTGCATTGAAAGCATCAAGACATGAAAAAGTAACATTAACATAGACATTAAATCACTTGAACAAACCATTAAGAATCAAGATcaattatgaaaataaatataaaaaaaaaagatccaaaagaattacagaaatatgacattaagtaaaaaataagacattaaaatacaaaatatataacaCGATTTGTTACCGAGAATTGTGTTGGGTTTGTCAATAATAGTGAacaattattatatttataataattctgtttatttaatcTTTCTTACTCATTTTGTTCAGACTACTTTGAGTGTATTACAggctcaaatgtttttttaaggatgtTTCAAACTCATCCTTATAAAAATTGCATTAGCATGAATACATATTTGGAGTTAAATCCTTTAATTACTTTTTGTTAAGTTAGTCAAGATATATTATTGGACCCGGCAATCAATTTACTCTCTGCCTTAAATACCTGAGTATAAAACTGTAAAGGCTCTCACTCTCTTGTGTGCCCATACTtcacttcataaaaaaaaaaaaactttaaggCCAACTACATCCCAAGAAAATAAGACAAGACGATATTTCACTCCCTCTGTATTTGGGAAAGCCTGGTCCGGAAATCCCGCCTCCTCTGCTCTACAGCCAGCCTCCTTGACCAACCCACCGCTCATCCTGCTTGAGTGACGCGTCGATGGACCAATGAGCGAAGGGATTACAGCTCTCTGGCGGTAGTGTAAGTACGGCTGATTTGCAACCCGCCGAAGCAACAGCGGCGAAGGAGGAAAAATGTCGATGTCCCCGACGCGGACCGTTCTAGGATCAGTGTCCTTTTAGGAAAAAAATCTGACGGCGATTCGGTGAGTAGGGGACAGTCGTCACTAGTTGAATCAAGGTTAGCGGTGTGTTTTAGTCAGTCCTCTGTCgggttttgtctgtttttttaaattttttaaaaggCGTCAGGCCTGCTGGCACAGAAGAACCCAGCAACAGTCGCTCCTGGCAGCCATGATGGATGTTTGTTAACGATAAAAGCAGCAGTGTTGATACATTTGTATCACAGTTGTTGTAGCAACTTCAATGCAACACTTGAAAATCAACCACAAGTTGATTACAGTGTAGTTATTAAATTGAACAGACGCTTCACACTTGTTTTAGATGAAGTAGAGTGACATTGTGTGTCTACGTGTTGTCCAAACTGCAGGAAAACAGCACTGGTGATTGTTGACACCTTCATCTAGTGTTTCTTTTCCCCCCTGAAACCCTGATGGATAAGTTTTATTAATTCACAACAGATGTCTACATTAGGAAAGGCTTTGTATTTAAAGCCTGCATATGCAAAGTAGACCATTAAAATATGCCTGTTGAAGCATATTGTATTGTGTTTAAACTCTGAGAAAACCTTGAAACCAGTTTGGATTTATGCCAGTAACTACTTTGAGATTTTTCCCATTAGTGTAAACtgatgtttttgcacatttgttagTCTGCTGGCTGAGTGGCACAGTCCAACTTTTGCTCCAGAGAATGAAACTTTATGTTTTGCAGCagcagtatttatttttttctattttttaatatctatttttttttctacattcttaatttttctttttttaatttaaattttactgtgttcactttttgttttcaatctttgctctttgctgctgtaacaatatAGGataaaataaaggattatcCTATCTTATCTTATGTTTTAATAGAATATATTAACTTAATTTCCCTACATGTGTTGCTATGCAGTTATAACCTTTGTTATATGAGTCAAGTGTAACTCTCAGGGGAGATCAGTAGTACTgctatatttctttttttttttactttagggtcaatatatttaatttctttatttgtacgactttttaatatgtttttataacttTGTTTGCAATTGTATTATAttgtaaataatgtatttaatatatttttaaacgtGTTTAAATTACTTTAAGTGTTAAGAGGACTACTTGTGAAGCTAAACTCTTTTTACTATccatgttttgtctttctttcagaATGAAACTTCTTCTGTGCTGTTGTCTTGACTCATTATGAGCCTGTACAAAGAAAGTGAGCTGTTCTAACAGTGGCAGTGTGGGGCATTTTACCTTCGCTGCAAAGAGGGGGAGTCAGCTTACGTTCTCCCTTTTGTCAGGTCATCTCGAGGCAAAACCGTTTAAGAAAAGAGGAGTATACAGTCACACTACATGGGCCTCTGAGGTAACCTGATCTGATCATTAAAGCCGCCTGAGCCTCCTCCCTCAGCTGGACAAGTAAAAGTTAAACTCAAGGTATGGACCCATCTACCAGGGTGGTGGGTCTGGATGCCCAGGGGAACATGGTTTTCACTGTGGTAAAACCTGTAATGGGCATCTTTCAGGTGTCTTCAGATCAAACAGGAGGTGTGGCACAGGGCAGCATGGGCCTTCAGTCTTTATCTGAAAACACGCTGATCCTCCCGCAAGCGCAAGGACACTCACAGCTGGACCACAACCAGGTGGAAATGCAAACCATACAGACTCATATGCACCCCCATATTCACACCCAGATGCAGGTATCTGCCCCAGAACAGATAGAGAATGTGTCTCAGAATCAGGACCCTCCATCGAACTCGAGCACAACTACAGAGTCGGCTACTCAGATGCCTTTTGCGGAGGTGTCGTCACTCCTGGATCCGAACATGAAAGGATCGAAAGCAAGTAAGTCTTATCTTAATgtattactaaaaaaaaagcaataagaCGTTCATTAAAGTTCCCGTGAAACAGTTAGCAGAGTGCAATTAAATCTGCATATTGATATGTATCCTTTGAAACCAGGAAGCTTGGGATGGACCTTAACTGAGTGGCAATTACAGTAGCAGCCAATAGTGTTGGATGtaagacagacagcagcaaccTATAAAAACCTGCTAAAAGGAGGTCCAGTGctgcacggggggggggggggggatgataTAGCAATTAAAGAAAGGGCACAGTTGGATGCAAAATTAGCATACTGATCTCAGTGTCAGTTTTGTTATAGAAATATGGACACTGAGCAAAAGTTTTAATTTtaacaaaggaaacaaaagacCAAAAAATACCCTTTTGTTCATTGGTGCATTACATATTTGattaaaacatcttaaacaTCTATTTTGATTTGATGGGAACTTTAAGGTTTTCAGTTTCTTCAGTTGCATATGTATTTTCTTTgctattttttaaacatgctaaAGTGTTCATagtttaacctaaatataaaaaccgacccagattttttttgtttttaagcaaATTCAATGTTCAGTCCTGATGAAATGCGACTGAACTCTATCACAGCTATGTGTTTGGATCTTTCTCTCATTGTAGGGAAGTACCTCATCTCGTACGATGAGATCAAACGGCGGCTGCAGGCCCCGGAGAAGATGTCCCTGCGCTCCCTGGCGGCCTACACTCGGGTCAGCAGAGGCCCGGCCAGCAAGAAAACTCTCCTGGAGTCGCTCAGCGTCCTCGGCCTGACACCGAGCACGACCACCTCTGTGTCCTCGTCTTTCTCCAAACTCACAGAAGGTTGACTGAGTCATGCAGTGTTTTGATGTGATTCAATAAAAGCGGGTGCAAGAGATTAAAGAAAACCTAACTGTGCGcttattgtttgtgtgtttaggcGACACTGGAGCTCTGTGCGATGATCTGAAGGATTTTGCTCATGACTACATTGACTATGGCAACATGTCAAAACAGCTCATTCCCGAGATAAATACAGTTCAACACTGGTCTAAAATTATTGAAACTAAGTAAGTAATGCAGGAACATGACTTTTTAAGATAGTCGTCTTCACGAACAGAGGAATAACCACTGTCTTCTTTCTCTCAGAAACCACCTGGAGGACATGAGGAAATGTTTCAGGGACCCCGTGAACAGCGGTGCGTTTGATAACGTCACGCATGGCCTCGGCCTGGGAATGCTGGACGTGGCACTGGAcatggttgtcatggtgatagATCAGCAGATCCGGATCCTGTCGGGCGCAGCAGCGTCAGACCCGGCCGACTCGGGTCCACCGATGCGGCGTATCCGCAGGCGACACCGCAAGACCCGTTTGAATGACAGTGAGAAGCCTCACAAGGTGTCCGGAGGGGTCAAAGAACAGGGAAAGGTCATCTCTAAAGGTAAAGCACGCCGAGTCAGGAAGAAGATACGACAGGAAACTGGATCTACTGGTGTCGTGGAAACACATACAGAACAGTGTAAGCCGGACGACGTGGAGAGTAATGTCCTCACTCTGGTTTCTGTTGGATATGAAGCCGTCTCCACTGGGCTCAACACAACTGGAACTGTTTGAAACACATGAATGGTCTATGAACCAAACATGGTCCTATTTAAAGGGACACTCAGCGATGGATCAAGGACACAACTCAGCCGGTCAtaactcttttttaaaaagaattgTAGGAGTCCAGGATCAATGTACTATGTTACACATTAGAGCTAATCATAGGaagagtttgacttttttctaaATACACTTCAGAGTTAGTGTAGGTATGTTAGTTACATTTCCttcaatcaaacattttcactgATTAATACACGTTCGTAATGGCAGAATAAAAACGATGAGTTTCAGCACGATGTGGTCATCTCAAACATTTAGTATTTTTCATCGTGTTGAAGTCTTAGCTCATGCAAACACTGCAGTTAAAGCTCTACTGAGGAGTTTTTCAGATTGTCATGAAATAGACTAAAATGGAAACAGATTCCTCTTCAGGACCtacacaagcaaaaaaaaaagggaagaagatTGACTGTTTACACAAAGTTATTTGTAAAGTCTAAAACAGCTTCCAGTGGTTGATGTCAGACGAGGTGATTATCGGCATGCTGACCAAACAGCCGATTTTATCAAGATTCTCGATAAGTGATTcattgtccacaggggtcgccaaaatccacacaacCCAAAAAGTTTCTCACATGAGCTTAAAGTTTAACGATTGTCATCAACATTTTGTTAGTTCCCTCCAAAGCAGCTTAGTTAGCAAACAAGTAGGAGACTCTAGAGACACAAGCCGCCACACAAAGCAGAGCTGCTGTCACCATGTTCTAACTGAACGTGACGGGACGTATGGATGATCCCATGCTGTAAGGACACGGTGTAACCTAGACCAAGTTAGACAAAGGAATGAAAGCTAAAGGTAGACAGAAAGGAAGGCCTTTGCTAACTTAATGCTGTTCTAAGTTCATTTTATGACGCCAACAGCAGCAGGTAACGTACATCAAGACACACACAAGTGCAGCTGTGTGTCTAGATGTAGACTTGCACACAGACAACCTGAAACACTCAGTATTTGCAGAATTCTATAATCTGTGATCCATGCCTTGTGATGTGACAGGATGTCTGGATTTAATCCTCAgagtgtttcaaatgttttcttctgtcttcTAGTGTATGCTGAGTAAAGCAAGCTGCTGCAGTTTTTACTGTATAGACAGAAGAGTGGTATCTATGCTCTCTGTGAGCCTGGCAAGAAGGCAATCAAGAGTTTCTCACACAATGTCTaactccctttttttctctagAAGCAGGTTTCATGTTGAATGTCGTCTTACTGGATCAGTATATTTTTCTATGCTGTTTTTAGCCAGCACACAAATCCTCACTGTTGTCTGTATGAATTCAAACACTGAGAAAATCTTTTCCTACACAGGCCAATAAGGTAGAATAGATTATATCAGAGGTCTAGATTCTATTTTTGCTGGTGTTTTCTCGTTGTATTTATTCACATATAGATTTCCATTTCAACGTTGTTCCATACTACATTGTTGTCAGAAGTCTGTTTTTACTTGAACCTTGTGAGTTGAGTAAAgtataaaaaagtaattttcaaaaactgcTTTGACTCGGTTTTTGTGTATTCTAggtcagtggttcccaaagtgagCGAagcgcgggggggggggggggggggtcgcaagatgcctttaaaaaaacaagtaaaacctttaaatgaattaaaacagcAAATTTTACCGATTATTGTGAACTAATATACAAAAATTGaagttcaatttaaaataaagccATAGTCCCTCAGTAAGGTTTGGGCTAAAATGAACatgatgcacaaagacacatgtttttgttgttctaaTGCCGGGGTTTGGATAATGCGTGCAGCTATGCGCAACGTCAAATGCTTAAAACCATTGCGGCTTAAAAGATGGGAACCCGTGTTCTAGGTGACACAATTGGAGCAAAAGTTGCCCCAAAGTGAAAATAGGATGATGACGTTGAGAttgatatttacatttaaaatacaaagataAAACACTGCTCCACATTTAGCATTTAGATGAAATGCTTTCTAATAATACAATTTCTAAGAAAGCGTGTGCCAgatgctcacctgtctgtgttgttgttttgatagGGATTTTCTCAGAGGTGAATCGTGGAACATTCTAGTGATTTGAGCAGAGTCAGCCAAGAAGTAATACCTTTACTACACACACGCATATAATCACGTgcaatggagagagagagagagagagcgagaaaacAGCTTTAGAGGATTATTAACCCCttgagaggagacaagagagcCAGCTGGAGCACACGTTAGAGAGTCGTGTTCATACACAGACAACAGTTAATTTTCttgccaacaaaaaaaatcacagtgcAGGATGGATCGTGGATTCAGTAGTGGACCTAAAATGGTTTGCAGGTGAAGTTGAAGAAGGAGTTTGAAAAGCTAAGGCGAATGACTCAAGAAATCTGGGGCGAGTTGAGAGatattctgtgtgttttgcatgAAGATGTGTCCCTGACAAAGTTTCACCACCAGCTGTCTGGAGACGGTAGGACCTGGCAGAATGGGACACCCAAATGTGCCGCTCATATACACTTACACACATccccaaaagaaaaaacacaaacctagTCGACTGGAACCCTACCAACCTAACGGTAAGTGGAACTAAGTTATAATCTGTGTCTTATAATGTGTGAATTATTCAATTTGTACatcattgttgttgctgttgtacCTCTAATTATTCATAGAACCACTAGGTTTAAGTATTGCTGATTCCTCACGTCCTAACAAGGGGAAACTGTCGGCCACTGAGCAGCTTAAGTCGACAGGCCAAGGGGTCAACTGTCTTGTTTTGAAAGCACCTTAGAAGTCATTTTTTGATGAATGGAAAATGCTTCCTTTGTACACTTTTAAAGCAGCCAAAGATATTCAACTTGTGATCTTTGAGCAATTAATTTGTACACAATTAAGCCGGAGCAAGACTCTTATTTcttatatggaaaaaaaaatctgatattcTTACTAAATATTTTCAATGCATCCTTGATTGTTTTAGATTCCTCAACGTTCTTTTCCTACTGTTTCCAGGAAGTCATTGTTTCCAAGTACAATCTGTACAATATGTACGTTACAGCAGACCTCAGAGTTGCAATCACTGTTCAAGTTTATTGTTTGGATTTCTATAAAGTTAAATGCATTTACCTGGAATAAATCAGCAACATAGGCAGGTTTGAAGAGTCCTCTATGTTACTTTTGTATCTTGCAGAAATGAATGGACAACAATGGCTaagaaaaaaagctgaagtCTGTCAAAATACTGCAGATAAGTTTTCAAATAGGTTCTGCGTGATGGTTAAGATGACTTGTTGCAAATTGGCAACTACAGGGATAACTTCCCTGTTAAATGTCTCCCTTAAGTTAATTTGCCGCGATTGGCTTAAGTAAAAGCTGGTAAAACATTGACCTCGGCTAAATGATCAGTACGTGCCAGTGGCCGAGTCAAGGACAGCCCAAAAGATTTGGATAGTTTGATGATGACCCGAGCTCTTCCACTGAGCATGGCAGGTTGGCAGGATTATATTGTTGTGGTCAGGAGCTCATATCCAGCTGTAATATAAAATCAATTCATTAAATCCACTGGAGATGTCTATTCAATAACTGGAATGAGTCCCAGAGCCAATAATGAAAGACAGGGTTATTGATCCAGatcatttatttgtaaaattgTTACTAAGGGTTGAAGGGGACAGATGGCAATATTAGGCTGTCTGTACATTGGTCAGTCTTTGGGTAACACTAAAGTAACTTAATAACTGGATATCACTACATTTTAGACATTTGTCATACCAGGATGTTGATGATCCCCTGATTTTTTGGTTTTGAGTGTAGCGTTGAGTGACTGCCACTAAATATTGGGACAGATATTCATGTACCCCTCAAGTTTTCACATTTACAGCTAAATAAGGATGCAGCTATTTAATTTCTCCTACGGTGGTTAATGATCAAATAattgcaaaaacattttctttttgtgcaaTTTGGTAACAGTTAGTTAATTTAATGAATAaacagctccacctctttgcccgTTAACAGGTGGATCGATAAGTAAGTTTGACACCAGATTTCTAATATGGCAACCGCCATTGATGGGCTTCAAAATTCTGCTTCATAAACcaatgatgtcactgagactacgtccatgttttatacaatctTTATGGTCTGGACTAGGAAGAATAATAGGTTAACATCCGGATGATTTACTTACGGTAGTCTTGGCGTAAATGGTCTTTCCACATTTAATCAAAATATTTAACTTAATGTAGGCTTGGAAGAGTTGATACTTCTGTTCATAATGTTGAGATTGCTGAGATTTTACCCCCACACTTGTCTTTCACCAAACTAAAAGGATTTTCACACTTCCTGAGAACATAAAGCATCCGAACCTGCTGGGTTTATTTGTACCCTAGTGTACATCTCCTaacatctctgtgttttttccacatttctcaAACAGACAACCTGAACAATGCGCTGGGTGCCATCAGAGTCCTTGGTTTGGAACTGATTGAGGACGAACTCAAACCACATCTGAACACAGTGCTGACAAACATTAAGGAGAGGAGTGAGTTCCTTTCAACCCTTCTATACTATAATAGATAATAATATATCCCTAAATCAACAGCTATAACAACCTTCTAGACAACATTAAAAGCCTATTATTTATGTTATGAGATGTTTCAGGGTGATATTTTATGTCATATTTTGCTTTTTACTTGTGGTGATTTGAATTGCAAATTAACAGCCCTGCTGCCACAtgcaatttaaatatttatgtatCCATGCCAGTGTGCCTTAAGACATCAGACCTCCTACAGTACACCCTGTTGCAGCATATTGAAACAGCTCCCCATGTTAAATGATAAAACCTGCAGTATAAccagaggggtggggggggcgggGGCTTGAGCTTGGGAGGCTGTGAAGggatcaggtgtgtgtcagaggtAAGTCCTCTGTAGACGGCTAAGCTGCATTTGTGTCTCCGAGTGAGAGAGCAACAGGGGGGGGGAAATGGAGGAGGCAGGAGGGGTAAAGAAGGTTTAAAGAGAGAGATCTTGTAAAAAGCAAAGGCTGAATCACACTAAATATACAATTCAGGATCATTCTGCTCAATGATTTATAAAGCGTAATATAGGAACCAAATGTTTCTTTGACTCTGAACTTATAAAGCAGACACTCCCAAACTTACATTGcgatgttttaatttgaaataccAAAACGTCCTTTCCTCTTTTCACACAACTCAAATCACTCGAAACAAaagtttgtgatttaaaaaaaacagaatatgtgAAAGTGTGCCAACGGTACAGcatgaaaaatgaataatcaatCCATATATACTAAGCAGTTcgttaaaaaactaaataagttcatgttttaatttttacttcaaaattatattatatactaagtattttatttaagtaAATGACCTACAACGACTGTCTGCACGCAGTACCTAAAAGGCCCAATAGAGGGCCACATATCTGGATTTATTGTTAAAATGTGATTCActgtttataaataaaatgatgaataaatatcaATATCTTGAATTTGTATTGCTGTTTTATGAACATGTGTCATTCCACATGTGTCCAGATAAAGGCGCTGCTGAGCAGGTGGTGATCAGTGGCATCCTGCCCATCCTGGCCCTCTCTCTGAGGACCAGGGGGGCCCTCACAGTACTGACGACCAAACTGGTGGCTGAACTCGCCAAGGAATGTAAGTAATTCACACTTACAGATGTTGATTTATCGTTATTATATcatctttaaatatttgttttgtaatttaGGATGTAACAGAGGTGAGCCTGTGACTTTCTGAGGTGCTGTAAAGAGTTTCTTAGTGCTGAAAAAGTTGTACAGTGAGGCTTTGTGTTCAttcattgaagtgtttttgtgtgtgttttctgtcagcTGTTATCCGTAAAGGTTTTGGCGATGCAGGTTTGGGCACTgctcttctgtctgtgctgaccagtcaagaccaagaGGTTCTAATCTACGCTGCAAGAGCAATCTCACGCATGTCTTATGACAGCTGTAAGTAAAGCTAACCCATACAAATGATTTTGGATGAGAACGAACACATGAAcatcgaatccaacctgtggctccttttcccgcatgtcattcccctctctctgtctccctgatttccaactctatccactgtcctgtctctccattaaaggcacaaaaagccccaaaataaatctttaaaaaaaaagtcctgctTAAGGTCTCAGCTTTCTTCCAGATTCATGTATTATAAAAGAAACTTGATAGTCGTAACATAAACTTTCACTGTACTGATGTTTTAACAGCTTTTTGTTACGTCTGTCcgtccctctgtctcctccagctaagctgcaggagctgctgctcCGTCGAGGAGTGGTTCCTCGCCTCGTCGCCATTCTGCTCCGTTTCCCCAATAAGCAGGCCCTGGAGGAGGTGTGCCTTCAGGCCCTGTGCAACGTCAGCGGCATGGGAGTGGCAGAGGAGTCCGGGATGACGTGGGAGCGGGGAGCGTCCGTGCGGCCCGGGGAGTGCGTCTACCACGGCGTCTCTCCTCACACCTGTGGTTTCGCCTCCTCGGGGATCTTGGTGTGCGTGTCTCAGTGGGCGCCGGGTCAGCACGCGGTCAAAATCGAGGTGTTCCAgcgctgctcctcctccttctggaGCCTGCACGGGAACAAGCAGCGGGCCAGCTGGTTCCGCTTCTCCAGCCTGGGGAGCTGCTCAAATCTCTACAAGGTGATCAAGTTCTCCTTGAAGAAAGTCCCCCGCACTAAAAGCCTGAGGTCTCGCGTGTTTCACACTTTACTCTGACGGCTCAAACTCTGCAAACATGGCCGCTATAAACACAACTTCACT
The genomic region above belongs to Labrus bergylta chromosome 21, fLabBer1.1, whole genome shotgun sequence and contains:
- the si:dkey-21e13.3 gene encoding rap1 GTPase-GDP dissociation stimulator 1 gives rise to the protein MGHPNVPLIYTYTHPQKKKHKPSRLEPYQPNDNLNNALGAIRVLGLELIEDELKPHLNTVLTNIKERNKGAAEQVVISGILPILALSLRTRGALTVLTTKLVAELAKESVIRKGFGDAGLGTALLSVLTSQDQEVLIYAARAISRMSYDSSKLQELLLRRGVVPRLVAILLRFPNKQALEEVCLQALCNVSGMGVAEESGMTWERGASVRPGECVYHGVSPHTCGFASSGILVCVSQWAPGQHAVKIEVFQRCSSSFWSLHGNKQRASWFRFSSLGSCSNLYKVIKFSLKKVPRTKSLRSRVFHTLL
- the si:ch73-127m5.2 gene encoding uncharacterized protein si:ch73-127m5.2, whose translation is MDPSTRVVGLDAQGNMVFTVVKPVMGIFQVSSDQTGGVAQGSMGLQSLSENTLILPQAQGHSQLDHNQVEMQTIQTHMHPHIHTQMQVSAPEQIENVSQNQDPPSNSSTTTESATQMPFAEVSSLLDPNMKGSKARKYLISYDEIKRRLQAPEKMSLRSLAAYTRVSRGPASKKTLLESLSVLGLTPSTTTSVSSSFSKLTEGDTGALCDDLKDFAHDYIDYGNMSKQLIPEINTVQHWSKIIETKNHLEDMRKCFRDPVNSGAFDNVTHGLGLGMLDVALDMVVMVIDQQIRILSGAAASDPADSGPPMRRIRRRHRKTRLNDSEKPHKVSGGVKEQGKVISKGKARRVRKKIRQETGSTGVVETHTEQCKPDDVESNVLTLVSVGYEAVSTGLNTTGTV